In Levilactobacillus brevis, a single genomic region encodes these proteins:
- a CDS encoding histidine phosphatase family protein, translated as MATVELYLVRHGQTFLNKYFRIQGWIDAPLTDKGLADAKRAGERLANIPFAAAYTSDMSRAKKTAEIILAANQLDSQSLQVDPAFREESFGFFEGMDEGETWHTVGSPKGFHTFDDMIAGLTIEKTKDMFHAQDPYGDAEDNAAFWARLQPGFDRAIAAANDGDKVLIATHSTTIRSTVSKFSNIDVSIPVDNGSITKITVTDGQYHVDYYNNSEGTL; from the coding sequence ATGGCGACAGTTGAACTTTATTTGGTGCGTCACGGCCAAACCTTTTTGAACAAGTATTTCCGTATTCAGGGCTGGATTGATGCCCCACTAACCGACAAGGGCCTCGCCGATGCCAAACGTGCCGGCGAACGGCTGGCGAACATCCCCTTCGCCGCGGCCTACACCAGTGACATGTCACGGGCCAAAAAGACCGCCGAGATTATTCTGGCGGCTAACCAGCTTGATTCCCAATCCCTGCAAGTTGACCCCGCTTTCCGTGAAGAAAGCTTCGGGTTCTTCGAAGGCATGGACGAGGGCGAAACTTGGCACACCGTGGGTAGTCCTAAGGGTTTCCACACCTTTGATGACATGATCGCCGGGTTAACCATCGAGAAGACCAAAGACATGTTCCACGCCCAAGACCCGTACGGCGATGCCGAAGACAATGCCGCCTTCTGGGCACGTCTGCAACCGGGATTCGACCGCGCCATTGCGGCGGCCAACGACGGCGACAAGGTGCTTATCGCTACCCACAGCACCACCATCCGCAGTACGGTGTCGAAGTTCTCCAACATCGACGTGTCAATTCCCGTCGATAACGGCAGTATCACCAAGATTACCGTCACAGATGGCCAGTATCACGTGGACTATTACAATAATTCTGAAGGCACGCTTTAA
- a CDS encoding ATP-binding cassette domain-containing protein: MDYENAEKILEVKHLKQYFNVGKADEVRAVDDISFDIYKGETFGLVGESGSGKTTTGRAIIHLYEPTSGEILFDGKNVDSFTSKQDQHDFRQEMQMIFQDPYASLNPRMKVKDIVAEGIDINHLAKDDADRTKRVEDLLETVGLNKDHSSRYPHEFSGGQRQRIGIARALAVNPKFVIADEPISALDVSIQAQVVNLMKKLQREQGLTYLFIAHDLSMVKYISDRIGVMHYGRMLEIADADEIYAHPLHDYTKSLLSAVPVPDPEFERTREEIAYDGSGENDGKERHLVEISPRHWVRAAKDEVSLYRQRAEEASLIKS; encoded by the coding sequence ATGGATTACGAAAATGCCGAAAAAATCCTCGAGGTCAAGCACCTCAAGCAATACTTCAACGTGGGCAAGGCTGATGAAGTTCGCGCCGTTGATGACATTTCATTTGACATCTACAAGGGAGAAACCTTTGGCTTAGTTGGTGAATCCGGGTCAGGGAAAACCACGACGGGCCGGGCGATTATTCACCTGTACGAGCCAACCTCTGGTGAAATTTTGTTTGACGGTAAGAACGTCGATTCCTTTACCAGTAAGCAGGACCAACATGACTTTCGTCAAGAGATGCAGATGATCTTCCAAGATCCGTATGCTTCACTGAATCCGCGGATGAAGGTTAAGGACATCGTGGCCGAGGGGATTGATATCAACCACCTTGCCAAAGATGATGCCGACCGGACGAAACGCGTCGAGGACTTGCTGGAAACGGTAGGTCTGAACAAGGACCACTCCAGCCGGTACCCTCACGAGTTCTCCGGTGGGCAACGGCAACGGATCGGGATTGCCCGGGCGTTAGCCGTGAACCCCAAGTTCGTGATTGCCGATGAACCGATCTCCGCGTTGGACGTGTCGATTCAGGCCCAAGTGGTCAACTTGATGAAGAAGTTACAACGGGAACAGGGCTTAACGTACCTGTTCATCGCCCATGACTTGTCGATGGTGAAGTACATCTCCGATCGTATTGGGGTGATGCACTACGGCCGGATGTTAGAAATCGCTGACGCTGACGAAATTTACGCCCATCCGTTACACGACTACACCAAGAGTCTACTGTCGGCCGTCCCAGTGCCCGATCCAGAGTTCGAACGGACACGGGAAGAGATTGCCTACGACGGGAGTGGTGAAAATGACGGTAAGGAACGGCATTTAGTCGAAATTTCCCCACGTCACTGGGTCCGCGCCGCGAAGGATGAGGTGTCGTTGTACAGACAACGCGCGGAAGAAGCGTCGTTGATTAAGTCATAA
- a CDS encoding ABC transporter ATP-binding protein: protein MDNEKDILEVRNLQVNFKTYAGDVKAIRDVNLDLRKGETLAIVGESGSGKSVTTRTIMGLNATNADIVSGSILYKGQDLLKKSEKEMQAIRGQDIAEIFQDPMTSLDPTMKIGRQIAEPLMVHKGMKKEKALAQALEMMKLVGITDAENRINDYPHQFSGGMRQRIVIAIALINYPEVLIADEPTTALDVTIQAQILNLMKELQNKISTSIIFITHDLGVVAGMADRVAVMYAGKIVEYGTVDEIFYNPKHPYTWGLLSSMPTLDSSGDSLPSIPGTPPDLLDPPAGDAFAARNAYALKIDTEKEPPFFKVSDTHYAATWLLHPNAPKVTPPAQIVERQKKYAKMQQDWLAAQKSATPIEEEEEQQ from the coding sequence ATGGATAATGAAAAAGATATTTTAGAGGTCCGGAATCTACAAGTTAACTTCAAGACCTATGCCGGTGACGTTAAGGCAATCAGAGACGTTAACTTGGATTTACGGAAGGGTGAAACCTTAGCAATTGTGGGGGAATCTGGTTCCGGTAAATCTGTAACCACGCGGACCATCATGGGTCTGAACGCGACGAACGCGGACATTGTCAGTGGCTCGATTCTCTACAAGGGTCAGGACTTACTAAAGAAGAGCGAGAAGGAAATGCAAGCCATTCGGGGCCAAGACATTGCCGAAATCTTCCAGGATCCGATGACCTCGCTTGATCCCACCATGAAGATTGGTCGGCAGATCGCCGAACCACTGATGGTTCACAAGGGCATGAAGAAGGAAAAGGCGTTGGCCCAAGCCTTGGAAATGATGAAGTTAGTCGGAATTACGGATGCTGAAAACCGGATCAACGACTATCCACACCAATTCTCCGGTGGGATGCGGCAACGGATCGTGATTGCGATTGCGTTGATTAACTATCCCGAAGTGCTGATTGCCGACGAACCAACCACGGCCCTGGATGTCACGATTCAAGCACAGATTCTGAACCTAATGAAGGAATTACAAAACAAGATTTCAACGTCGATCATCTTCATCACCCATGACTTAGGGGTGGTGGCCGGAATGGCCGACCGGGTTGCCGTCATGTACGCGGGTAAGATCGTGGAGTACGGAACCGTCGATGAAATCTTCTACAACCCGAAGCACCCGTACACGTGGGGTTTGCTGAGTTCGATGCCGACGCTGGATTCGAGTGGTGATTCCTTGCCATCGATTCCTGGGACGCCACCGGATTTACTGGATCCGCCGGCCGGGGATGCCTTTGCCGCTCGGAATGCGTACGCCCTGAAGATCGATACCGAAAAGGAACCACCGTTCTTCAAGGTTTCCGATACGCACTACGCGGCCACTTGGTTGCTGCATCCGAATGCGCCCAAGGTGACGCCACCCGCACAGATTGTTGAACGGCAGAAGAAGTATGCCAAGATGCAGCAGGACTGGCTAGCTGCTCAGAAGTCAGCCACGCCGATTGAAGAAGAGGAGGAACAGCAATAA
- a CDS encoding ABC transporter permease, translated as MADTVKLPEDSFKPITADDRAALDSEKIAAPSLTFTQDAWRRLKKNRGAWISLIILGIIFIMAFGSLFFSPHNPNAVNPSYANLPSKIPGVNINGFNGTLVQAGERVDAYKQAGASSLHYIMGTDYLGRDLFSRVLYGTRISLIIALVATLFDLTIGVTYGLFSGWKGGRVDTIMQRIIEIILSIPNLVVIVLLILILKPGMTSIIIAIALTSWVNMARLVRAQTLEIKEQEYVLAARTLGESSWKIAFKHLLPNLSSVIIINTMFTIPSAIFFEATLSYIGIGISSPQASLGTLLNDGQKNFQFLPYQMWWPALILCIIMLAFNLLGDGLRDAFDPRTKE; from the coding sequence ATGGCAGATACAGTAAAACTCCCAGAAGATAGCTTTAAGCCGATTACGGCCGATGACCGGGCGGCTTTAGATAGTGAAAAGATTGCGGCACCGTCACTAACCTTTACACAGGATGCATGGCGGCGGTTAAAGAAAAACCGGGGCGCCTGGATCTCATTAATTATCTTGGGCATTATCTTCATTATGGCTTTTGGTTCACTCTTCTTCTCACCGCACAATCCCAACGCCGTGAATCCTTCATACGCCAACCTACCTTCTAAGATTCCTGGCGTGAACATCAACGGGTTCAATGGAACGTTGGTTCAGGCTGGTGAACGGGTGGACGCCTACAAGCAAGCCGGGGCTTCCAGCTTGCACTACATCATGGGAACCGACTACTTAGGTCGGGACCTCTTCTCCCGGGTCTTGTACGGGACGCGGATTTCTCTAATCATCGCTCTGGTAGCGACGTTGTTTGACCTGACCATCGGGGTGACCTACGGGTTGTTCTCCGGTTGGAAAGGTGGTCGGGTGGATACGATCATGCAACGGATCATTGAAATCATCTTGTCGATCCCTAACTTGGTTGTTATCGTCCTGTTGATTTTGATTCTGAAACCCGGGATGACCTCAATCATCATCGCCATTGCGTTAACGTCGTGGGTCAACATGGCCCGGCTAGTCCGAGCGCAAACCTTGGAGATTAAGGAACAAGAGTACGTCTTAGCGGCCCGCACGTTGGGGGAGAGTTCGTGGAAGATTGCGTTTAAGCATCTCTTACCGAACTTATCGAGTGTCATCATCATCAACACGATGTTCACCATCCCCAGTGCGATCTTCTTCGAAGCCACGCTGTCTTACATCGGGATCGGGATCTCCTCACCACAGGCTTCCTTGGGGACCCTGCTGAATGATGGACAAAAGAACTTCCAGTTCCTGCCTTACCAGATGTGGTGGCCGGCACTGATCTTGTGTATCATCATGTTAGCCTTTAACCTCTTGGGTGATGGGCTACGGGATGCATTCGATCCGCGGACGAAAGAGTAG
- a CDS encoding ABC transporter permease — protein sequence MAKYLAKRIFYLILTLFIVITVTFFLMKLLPGTPLTNQAKLSKSQIALIYQQYGLDKPVWQQYLLYLAGAVKGNFGTSFQFSDQPVSYLLSSRIGPSLQIGLQAMVLGVIVGIIIGALGAMRQNTWVDTTTTVVSILGISIPSFVLAVLLQYYLGLKLGWFPIAEWGGFIYTVLPTLALGATPLAESARFVRTEMVDVLSSDYIELAKAKGLSRMGVIYHHALRNSLIPLITIVGPLAVNIMTGSMVVENIFSIPGIGEQFVKSVLTNDYPTIMGLTIIYSFMLCVVLLITDILYGIVDPRIRITGKAN from the coding sequence ATGGCAAAGTACCTAGCAAAACGGATCTTCTACCTGATCCTGACCTTATTCATCGTGATTACCGTCACCTTTTTCCTGATGAAGTTGTTACCAGGGACGCCATTGACCAACCAAGCCAAGCTTTCCAAGAGTCAGATTGCCTTAATTTACCAGCAATATGGCTTGGATAAGCCCGTTTGGCAACAATACCTGCTGTACCTCGCAGGTGCCGTCAAAGGTAACTTCGGAACATCATTCCAATTCAGTGACCAACCCGTGTCCTACCTGCTTTCGAGTCGGATTGGACCTTCCTTACAGATTGGGCTGCAAGCCATGGTCTTGGGGGTCATTGTCGGCATCATCATTGGTGCTTTAGGCGCGATGCGACAGAATACATGGGTCGACACCACCACAACTGTTGTTTCAATCTTAGGGATTTCCATTCCTTCCTTCGTCTTGGCCGTGCTGTTACAGTACTACTTAGGACTGAAGTTGGGTTGGTTCCCAATCGCCGAATGGGGCGGCTTTATCTACACGGTATTGCCAACCTTAGCGTTAGGGGCGACGCCGTTAGCCGAGTCGGCGCGGTTCGTCCGAACGGAAATGGTCGACGTGTTGAGTTCAGATTACATTGAGTTGGCCAAGGCTAAAGGACTGAGTCGGATGGGGGTTATTTACCACCATGCGCTGCGGAACAGTTTGATTCCGCTGATTACGATTGTCGGTCCCTTAGCGGTTAACATCATGACCGGGTCGATGGTTGTTGAAAACATCTTCTCGATTCCCGGGATTGGGGAACAATTCGTGAAGTCCGTCTTGACGAACGATTACCCAACCATCATGGGCTTGACGATCATCTACTCATTCATGTTATGTGTCGTTCTGTTGATCACCGATATCCTCTACGGAATCGTTGACCCACGGATTCGGATCACAGGAAAGGCTAACTAG
- a CDS encoding peptide ABC transporter substrate-binding protein, producing the protein MKINSAVKLGTVATFAAVLLAACGSSSSSSSQASKQTLNWMESSALPSMDSSTATDVVSGETLNNTGEGLLRFGKKSSIHPGVAKSYKVSKDGKTYTFNLRKSNWSNGDKVTAKDFVYAWQRTVNPKTASQYAYMYAPVKNANEIMKSKKPVSSLGVKAEGNYKLVVTLTQATSYFPSLAASPMFFPQDQSVVQKYGKKYATNAKSNVYNGPFKLTYWTGTSDNWTLSKNTKYWNAKNVKLKKINFKTIKEPQTALSQYQSGKLDATYLSGQQPKNYKNSKQYVERKGASTFYIELNQRKDSMMKNKKARQALSLAIDRKQFVNKVLADGSSQAKGLVSTGLATYKGQDFTTAAAVPSAYSQNLTKAKKLWKEALKETGRSSYNLTLMADDTPAGKNATEFVQSQWSKLGNIKVTNSNLPFKTRLSRSENGQFQAVVSGWGADYPDAISFLEMFTSTNSYNRGQWKNSSYDKDIAAADGKDANNQSARWNDMVNAEKTLMKEQGIIPLYQQGKSQLVKSKVKGVIYFPTGANWDFSKAYIAK; encoded by the coding sequence ATGAAAATCAATTCGGCAGTCAAACTCGGGACGGTGGCTACGTTCGCGGCAGTCTTGCTCGCAGCGTGTGGGTCATCGTCGAGCAGTTCCAGTCAAGCAAGTAAACAAACGTTGAACTGGATGGAAAGTTCCGCCTTACCATCCATGGATTCTTCCACCGCAACCGACGTGGTTTCCGGTGAAACTTTAAACAACACCGGTGAAGGTCTGTTACGCTTCGGTAAGAAGAGTAGCATTCACCCTGGGGTTGCCAAGAGCTATAAAGTTTCTAAAGACGGGAAGACCTATACCTTTAACTTACGGAAGTCCAACTGGAGTAACGGTGATAAAGTTACTGCCAAAGACTTCGTGTATGCCTGGCAACGGACCGTCAACCCTAAGACCGCTTCACAATACGCTTACATGTACGCGCCCGTTAAGAACGCCAACGAAATCATGAAGAGTAAGAAGCCGGTATCTAGCTTAGGGGTTAAGGCAGAGGGTAACTACAAGTTAGTCGTCACGTTAACACAAGCTACGAGCTACTTCCCATCCTTAGCGGCCAGCCCAATGTTCTTCCCACAAGATCAATCAGTCGTTCAGAAGTACGGTAAGAAGTACGCGACGAACGCCAAGAGTAACGTTTACAACGGACCCTTCAAGCTGACTTACTGGACCGGGACTTCTGATAACTGGACGTTGAGTAAAAACACTAAGTACTGGAACGCCAAAAATGTTAAACTGAAGAAGATTAACTTCAAGACGATAAAGGAACCACAAACTGCCCTGAGTCAATACCAGAGTGGTAAACTGGACGCAACTTACTTGAGTGGTCAACAACCAAAGAACTACAAGAACAGTAAGCAATACGTTGAACGTAAGGGGGCCTCGACTTTCTACATTGAACTGAACCAACGGAAAGACAGTATGATGAAGAACAAGAAGGCCCGTCAAGCCTTATCACTGGCCATTGACCGGAAGCAATTCGTTAACAAGGTCTTAGCCGATGGCTCTTCCCAAGCTAAGGGTCTGGTTTCCACCGGATTAGCGACCTACAAGGGTCAAGACTTCACGACGGCAGCCGCTGTACCTTCAGCTTACTCACAGAACTTAACCAAGGCTAAGAAGCTGTGGAAGGAAGCCTTGAAGGAAACGGGTCGTTCAAGTTACAACTTAACCTTGATGGCCGATGACACGCCAGCTGGTAAGAACGCCACTGAATTCGTACAGAGTCAATGGTCTAAGCTGGGCAACATCAAGGTAACCAACTCCAACTTACCATTCAAGACGCGGTTGAGCCGTTCTGAAAATGGTCAATTCCAAGCCGTAGTTTCTGGCTGGGGTGCTGATTACCCAGATGCTATTTCCTTCCTCGAAATGTTCACATCAACCAACTCATACAACCGTGGTCAATGGAAGAACAGTTCCTATGACAAGGACATCGCCGCTGCTGATGGCAAGGATGCCAACAACCAGAGCGCACGGTGGAATGACATGGTAAACGCTGAAAAGACGTTGATGAAGGAACAAGGGATCATCCCACTTTACCAACAAGGGAAGTCACAACTGGTTAAGTCCAAGGTTAAGGGTGTAATTTACTTCCCAACCGGCGCTAACTGGGACTTCAGTAAGGCATACATTGCCAAATAA
- a CDS encoding peptide ABC transporter substrate-binding protein gives MRIKSIAKLGAVAGIATLALAACGTSSKTNEAKDQTIHVMETSALSSMDNAKATDIISGETLNNTGEGLLRFGKNSKTLPGLAKSYHKSKDGLTYTFNLRKSQWSNGEKLTAHDFVYSWRRTIAPKTSSQYAYLYADIQNANAIMNGKKAPSTLGVKQDGDYKLVVTLAHPVSYFPTLVAQQCFYPVNQGAVEKYGSKFASNAQKNVYNGPFKLTSWSGTSDNWTLTKNKKYWNAKVVKLQHVKYSAVKDPQTALSQYQSGKLDIISLSGQQPKNYKNDKEFHSRKSSRINYVELNQRKDTMLKNTKARQALSMVLNRKQYVNKVLQDGSTPATGIVSTGLAIRDGKDFAKEATVPSATSYNLAKAQKLWNQALKETGRTSYSLTLLADDTPAGKSATEYIQSQWSKLDNFKVTNSNIPYKTRLSRSQNGQFQAVVSGWSADFPDPITDLSLFTTGNTYNNGRWSSKSYDKLIDQATIKNANRPSARWQNLVDAQKVLLKDQGIIPVYQTGMPQLVKSKVKGVVYFPVGANWDYSRAYVAK, from the coding sequence ATGAGGATTAAATCAATTGCCAAATTAGGTGCGGTGGCCGGCATCGCGACGCTAGCGTTAGCAGCGTGCGGAACCAGCTCAAAGACCAACGAGGCCAAGGATCAAACGATTCACGTGATGGAGACCTCGGCGCTATCTTCGATGGATAATGCCAAGGCGACGGATATTATTTCCGGTGAGACACTAAACAATACGGGTGAGGGCTTGTTGCGTTTCGGTAAAAATAGCAAAACCTTACCGGGGTTGGCAAAGAGCTACCACAAGTCTAAGGACGGGTTGACCTACACGTTTAACCTGCGTAAATCTCAGTGGAGTAATGGTGAAAAGCTGACGGCACATGACTTCGTCTACTCTTGGCGGCGAACCATTGCGCCAAAGACCAGTTCCCAGTACGCCTACCTGTACGCTGACATTCAAAATGCTAATGCGATTATGAACGGGAAGAAAGCCCCGTCGACGTTAGGCGTCAAGCAGGATGGCGACTACAAGTTGGTCGTAACTTTGGCCCACCCCGTCAGCTACTTCCCGACGTTGGTGGCGCAGCAATGTTTCTACCCCGTTAATCAGGGGGCCGTTGAGAAATATGGCAGTAAGTTTGCCAGCAACGCCCAGAAGAATGTTTACAACGGGCCATTCAAGTTGACGTCCTGGTCCGGGACCTCTGACAACTGGACGCTGACCAAGAATAAGAAGTACTGGAACGCAAAGGTTGTTAAGCTTCAGCACGTCAAGTACAGTGCCGTTAAGGATCCCCAGACCGCTCTCAGTCAATACCAGAGTGGTAAGCTGGATATTATCTCACTGAGTGGGCAACAACCGAAAAACTACAAGAACGATAAGGAATTCCATTCACGTAAGAGTTCCCGGATTAATTACGTTGAGCTGAACCAGCGCAAGGATACCATGCTGAAGAATACTAAGGCTCGCCAGGCGTTATCCATGGTGCTGAACAGAAAGCAATACGTCAATAAGGTCTTACAAGATGGCTCTACGCCTGCTACCGGGATTGTGTCGACCGGGCTAGCTATTCGTGATGGTAAGGACTTTGCCAAGGAAGCAACCGTTCCGTCAGCAACCTCTTACAATCTAGCCAAGGCGCAAAAGCTTTGGAATCAGGCGCTGAAGGAGACTGGGCGGACGAGTTACAGCCTAACCTTGTTGGCCGATGACACGCCAGCCGGTAAGTCAGCGACCGAGTACATTCAAAGCCAGTGGAGTAAGCTGGATAATTTCAAGGTTACGAACTCGAATATTCCGTACAAGACCCGGTTGTCTCGGTCACAGAATGGTCAATTCCAGGCTGTCGTCAGTGGCTGGAGTGCCGACTTCCCAGACCCAATCACCGATCTGTCCTTGTTCACGACCGGCAATACTTACAACAACGGAAGATGGTCTTCCAAGAGTTATGACAAGTTGATCGACCAAGCCACGATTAAGAATGCTAACCGGCCAAGTGCGCGGTGGCAGAATCTGGTGGATGCCCAGAAAGTTCTGTTGAAGGACCAAGGGATCATTCCAGTTTACCAAACGGGGATGCCGCAGCTGGTCAAGTCTAAAGTCAAGGGCGTCGTTTATTTTCCAGTCGGTGCGAACTGGGATTACAGCCGCGCTTACGTTGCGAAGTAA
- a CDS encoding peptide ABC transporter substrate-binding protein: protein MKVKSIVKLGTVATLAAISLAACGTSSSSNKQAKNQTLNWMESSTLPTMDNSLATDVVSGETLNNTGEGLLKFGKNSSTHPGVAKSYTKSKDGKTYTFNLRKSNWSNGDKVTAQDFVYGWQRTVNPKTGSQYAYLYADVQNANAIMKGKKPVSTLGIKAVGDYKVKVTLVHPVSYFPTLVAQTAFFPQNETVVKKYGKKYATNAKNNVYNGAFKLTYWTGTSDNWTLTKNSKYWDAKKVKLHQIKFSAVKDPQTALSQYQSGKLDAIYLSGQQPKNYKNNKDYHARNSSRVTYIELNEKKDSMMRNRKARQALSLVLNRKQFVNKVMDDGSKVATGIVTSGLAIRNGKDFAKEGTIPAATEHNVAKAQKLWKEALKETGRKSYSLTLMADDTAQGKSTTEYVQSQWSKLDNFKVTNSNLPYKTRLSRSASGQFDAVVTLWGADFPDPITDLSLFTSDNSYNNGKWSNKTYDKLINEATTTNANKPAARWQNLIDAQKILLKDQGIIPVSQSGKPQLVKSKVKGVIYFPVSSNWDFSRAYIGK, encoded by the coding sequence ATGAAGGTTAAGTCAATCGTCAAATTAGGGACGGTGGCCACGCTAGCAGCGATTTCGTTAGCCGCATGTGGCACGTCTTCAAGTAGTAACAAGCAAGCTAAGAACCAAACTTTGAATTGGATGGAAAGTTCTACCTTACCAACGATGGATAATTCGTTGGCCACCGATGTGGTTTCCGGTGAAACGTTGAACAATACGGGTGAAGGGTTACTGAAGTTTGGAAAAAATAGTAGCACCCATCCCGGCGTAGCCAAGAGCTACACCAAATCTAAAGACGGGAAGACGTACACGTTTAACCTGCGGAAGTCCAACTGGAGTAACGGCGATAAAGTGACCGCTCAAGACTTTGTTTACGGCTGGCAACGCACGGTCAACCCGAAGACGGGGTCTCAATACGCCTACCTGTACGCGGATGTCCAGAACGCCAACGCCATTATGAAGGGGAAGAAGCCCGTCTCCACGCTGGGGATCAAGGCAGTTGGGGATTACAAGGTCAAAGTCACCTTGGTTCATCCTGTCAGCTACTTCCCAACCTTAGTGGCCCAAACGGCCTTCTTCCCTCAAAATGAAACGGTTGTGAAGAAGTACGGCAAGAAGTACGCCACGAATGCCAAGAACAACGTCTACAACGGGGCCTTCAAGCTGACGTACTGGACGGGGACGTCTGACAACTGGACGCTGACGAAGAACAGCAAGTACTGGGATGCCAAGAAGGTTAAGCTCCATCAAATTAAGTTCAGTGCGGTCAAGGACCCACAGACGGCTTTGAGCCAATACCAGAGTGGCAAGCTCGACGCGATTTACCTGAGTGGCCAACAGCCGAAGAACTACAAGAACAATAAGGATTACCATGCCCGGAACAGCTCTCGGGTAACGTACATCGAATTAAACGAAAAGAAAGATTCAATGATGCGGAACCGAAAGGCCCGGCAAGCCTTGTCTCTGGTCTTGAACCGGAAGCAATTCGTCAACAAGGTGATGGACGATGGTTCTAAGGTTGCTACGGGAATCGTCACCAGCGGCTTAGCCATCCGTAACGGTAAGGACTTTGCCAAGGAAGGCACGATCCCAGCCGCAACGGAACACAACGTCGCCAAGGCACAGAAGTTGTGGAAGGAAGCTTTGAAGGAAACGGGCCGGAAGAGCTACTCGCTGACCTTGATGGCCGATGATACGGCGCAAGGGAAGAGTACGACCGAATACGTTCAGAGTCAGTGGTCCAAGCTGGATAACTTCAAGGTCACCAACTCTAATTTGCCATACAAGACCCGGTTGTCACGGTCTGCGTCTGGCCAATTTGATGCTGTCGTCACGCTCTGGGGCGCCGACTTCCCAGACCCAATCACCGATCTGTCGTTGTTCACGTCCGATAACTCCTACAACAACGGGAAGTGGTCGAACAAGACTTACGACAAGCTGATTAACGAGGCCACGACCACGAATGCCAATAAGCCAGCTGCCCGTTGGCAAAACCTGATTGATGCCCAAAAGATCTTATTGAAAGACCAAGGGATCATTCCGGTTTCTCAAAGTGGGAAGCCACAACTGGTGAAGTCTAAGGTTAAAGGGGTCATTTACTTCCCTGTCAGCTCGAACTGGGACTTCAGCCGGGCTTACATTGGTAAATAA
- the hflX gene encoding GTPase HflX — protein MEETPRTPVITIGLNAGQSTFNYSMTELRNLVEANNMTVAEEIQQSLTKPNPGTYFGTGKVEELATIVADDGVNIIVVNDELTPSQIRNLENGTKARIIDRTGLILEIFANRAQSREAKLQVQLAMLQYQLPRLHTSASQRLDQQTGSGGGGGFTNRGSGESQTEMSRRTIQRSINHVNHELKEINQAAATQRQQRERNQLPSVALVGYTNAGKSTLMNALVREFGKSEDKQVFVKDMLFATLDTSVRQLVFPDQKKLLLSDTVGFVSQLPTQLVKAFRSTLAEAASADLLVQVVDYADPNREAMMATTEKTLEEIGVTDVPMITVFNKADLTEASYPSRVGDQLILSAKDPDSVALLVKAMKEKVFHDYVTANFLVPFSDGEIVSYLNENANVLDTSYEAEGTALKVELQQADFDRFQKFVVTD, from the coding sequence TTGGAAGAAACCCCACGAACACCCGTCATTACCATTGGGCTAAACGCTGGTCAATCCACGTTTAACTATTCCATGACGGAGCTGAGAAACTTGGTGGAGGCCAACAACATGACCGTGGCTGAGGAGATTCAACAGTCTCTGACGAAGCCCAACCCTGGGACTTATTTCGGAACGGGAAAGGTCGAGGAATTGGCGACAATCGTGGCCGACGACGGTGTCAACATCATCGTAGTCAACGACGAGCTGACCCCGAGTCAGATTCGGAATCTGGAGAACGGCACCAAGGCCAGAATCATCGACCGGACCGGCTTGATTCTAGAAATCTTTGCGAACCGTGCCCAGTCACGTGAAGCCAAGTTGCAGGTGCAATTGGCCATGCTCCAATACCAACTGCCCCGCCTACACACCAGCGCGTCTCAACGGTTGGACCAACAGACTGGTAGCGGTGGCGGCGGTGGCTTCACCAACCGTGGTTCCGGTGAGTCACAGACTGAAATGAGTCGGCGGACCATCCAACGGTCGATCAACCACGTCAATCATGAATTAAAGGAAATCAATCAGGCGGCGGCCACCCAGCGGCAACAACGAGAACGCAATCAGCTTCCTTCCGTTGCGCTGGTCGGCTACACCAACGCCGGAAAATCAACCTTGATGAACGCCCTCGTCCGCGAATTTGGCAAGAGCGAGGACAAGCAAGTCTTCGTTAAGGACATGCTCTTTGCCACGCTGGACACCAGCGTTCGCCAACTGGTCTTTCCCGATCAAAAGAAACTGTTGCTCAGCGATACGGTCGGCTTCGTCAGCCAGCTGCCAACCCAACTGGTCAAGGCCTTCCGTTCCACGTTGGCCGAGGCAGCTAGTGCCGATCTGCTGGTTCAGGTCGTGGACTACGCCGACCCAAACCGCGAAGCCATGATGGCCACCACGGAGAAGACCTTGGAAGAGATTGGCGTGACCGATGTGCCAATGATTACCGTCTTCAACAAGGCCGATTTGACCGAAGCCAGCTACCCTAGCCGCGTGGGTGATCAACTCATCTTGTCGGCCAAGGACCCCGACTCTGTCGCATTGTTGGTCAAGGCCATGAAGGAAAAGGTCTTCCACGACTACGTGACGGCTAACTTCCTGGTGCCCTTCTCAGACGGTGAAATCGTGTCGTACTTAAACGAAAACGCTAACGTCCTCGACACCAGCTACGAAGCGGAGGGAACCGCATTGAAAGTTGAGCTCCAGCAGGCCGACTTCGATCGTTTCCAGAAGTTCGTGGTCACGGACTAG